Proteins from one Candidatus Methanoperedens sp. genomic window:
- a CDS encoding FprA family A-type flavoprotein, with the protein MNMAKIELTDGVYWVGVVDWNLRDFHGYTTPRGGTYNAYLIVDEKVALVDTVKHGFAGEMIERIKEIIDPSKIDYIVSNHVEMDHSGSLPEIMKIATNAQVIATEKGKEGLVRHYRANWNFRTVKTGDELTLGKKTLTFITAPMLHWPDSMFTYMKEDKILLSNDGFGQHLASSFRFDEDLCSLLGYECDTVMDEAAKYYANILMPFAGIILKKIEEIQKLGIEIKMIAPSHGMIWTNPGKIIDAYLKWAQGISKQKVLIIYDTMWSSTEIMANEILRGVADSGVEAALFHLRKNDWSEIVKEVLEARAIIIGSPTLNNGMFPTVGGFLTYLMGLRPKNKLWATFGSYGWAGGAVKAVNEKLKSSGYEPVESLEVIFRPDEQDMAKCYALGQKIASMVKTNSSF; encoded by the coding sequence ATGAATATGGCTAAAATTGAATTAACAGATGGAGTTTACTGGGTCGGCGTCGTGGACTGGAACCTGCGTGATTTCCACGGGTACACCACGCCCCGCGGAGGAACGTACAACGCTTACCTCATCGTGGATGAGAAAGTTGCGCTTGTGGATACCGTAAAACATGGTTTTGCAGGCGAGATGATCGAACGTATAAAAGAGATTATAGATCCCTCGAAGATTGATTACATCGTCTCAAACCATGTTGAAATGGACCACTCGGGTTCCCTGCCCGAAATAATGAAAATAGCAACGAATGCCCAGGTTATTGCTACTGAAAAAGGAAAGGAAGGGTTGGTTCGGCATTACAGGGCAAACTGGAATTTCAGGACTGTCAAGACAGGCGATGAACTTACGCTTGGCAAAAAGACGCTTACCTTTATCACTGCGCCGATGCTTCACTGGCCTGACAGCATGTTCACCTACATGAAAGAGGATAAAATCCTCCTGTCCAACGATGGGTTCGGGCAGCATCTTGCCTCATCGTTTCGGTTTGATGAAGATTTATGCAGCCTCCTTGGATATGAATGCGATACGGTGATGGATGAGGCTGCCAAGTATTATGCCAACATCCTGATGCCATTCGCAGGTATTATCCTTAAAAAAATAGAGGAGATCCAGAAACTGGGCATAGAGATTAAGATGATAGCGCCGTCGCACGGCATGATATGGACAAACCCGGGAAAGATAATCGACGCATATCTCAAATGGGCTCAAGGAATCTCAAAGCAAAAAGTCCTTATCATTTATGATACCATGTGGAGCAGCACCGAGATAATGGCCAATGAAATCCTGCGAGGGGTCGCCGATTCAGGAGTGGAGGCTGCACTATTCCATCTGCGCAAGAATGATTGGAGCGAAATAGTTAAAGAGGTACTTGAAGCCAGGGCAATAATTATAGGTTCGCCCACTTTGAATAACGGCATGTTCCCTACCGTTGGGGGATTCCTGACGTATCTTATGGGCTTGCGGCCCAAGAACAAGCTCTGGGCGACCTTCGGCTCCTACGGTTGGGCAGGCGGGGCTGTTAAGGCTGTAAACGAAAAATTAAAATCATCGGGATACGAACCCGTTGAGTCGCTGGAGGTGATTTTCAGACCTGATGAGCAGGATATGGCGAAGTGCTACGCACTTGGGCAGAAAATTGCTTCGATGGTTAAAACTAACTCGAGTTTTTAG
- a CDS encoding TRC40/GET3/ArsA family transport-energizing ATPase — protein MKYLLFAGKGGLGKTTLSAITARYLASKGKKVIVFSTDPQASLTDVFEHDLFGKGEVQLAPNLFALEIDADRVVSEYQASVRKKILDMYGEVPEEIEDYIKSASAQPAMSESATFDSMIELIMAGNYDYYIFDMMPHGHAIRFLSMASLLDVWINKVVDIRKDSQDVDERVKRISGKKQVSEEMGILEELQDIKNRLGFMAKIIGGRDTTALFYVVIPEQMAILDTEIAIKEFRKFGIELSGIIVNQVYPRELLNDPNVPDFLKSRVKMQQGNMETIHKKFGGRIVAEVPMMDREPKGLLTLEKTAGIVYG, from the coding sequence ATGAAATACCTGCTCTTCGCTGGTAAGGGCGGTCTCGGGAAGACCACTCTTTCAGCAATTACCGCACGATATCTCGCATCGAAAGGTAAGAAAGTCATAGTTTTTTCTACAGACCCGCAGGCATCTCTCACCGATGTATTCGAGCATGACCTTTTCGGGAAAGGTGAGGTGCAGCTTGCCCCGAACCTCTTTGCTCTTGAGATAGATGCGGACAGGGTGGTCTCGGAATACCAGGCAAGTGTCAGGAAAAAGATATTGGACATGTACGGTGAGGTCCCTGAGGAGATCGAAGACTATATTAAGAGCGCCTCAGCGCAGCCTGCCATGTCCGAAAGTGCCACCTTTGACAGTATGATTGAACTAATTATGGCAGGGAACTATGATTACTACATCTTCGACATGATGCCTCACGGGCATGCTATACGCTTCCTTTCCATGGCATCCCTTCTTGATGTCTGGATAAACAAAGTTGTGGACATAAGAAAGGATTCACAGGACGTGGATGAAAGGGTTAAGAGGATATCCGGCAAGAAGCAGGTATCTGAGGAAATGGGAATACTTGAGGAACTCCAGGATATCAAGAACAGACTTGGCTTTATGGCAAAGATCATAGGCGGGCGTGATACAACTGCCCTCTTTTATGTGGTTATCCCTGAACAGATGGCTATCCTTGATACCGAGATAGCGATCAAGGAATTCAGGAAATTCGGGATCGAACTTTCCGGGATCATCGTGAACCAGGTGTATCCGCGCGAGCTACTGAATGACCCGAATGTGCCCGATTTCCTGAAGAGCAGGGTCAAAATGCAGCAGGGAAATATGGAGACAATACACAAGAAATTTGGCGGCAGGATAGTGGCGGAGGTCCCGATGATGGACCGCGAGCCCAAAGGACTTTTGACGCTAGAAAAGACTGCGGGTATAGTGTATGGGTGA
- a CDS encoding ArsA family ATPase: MNKLTEGKAKYVFFGGKGGVGKTVMASATAIYLASWGKKTLLCSTNPVHSLSSCFGQQFIGGGEAPVEGCSNLFALEIETGATVEKYRENTRSKILDFLKYADIPIDPTPFIDAAITNPAFEESAMFDNVVDIILQNRYDYYVFDTAPVAHTYRLLGMSRMYDIWLGKMIKSREEALCLKKSLSFKKEKKEVCDPMVEGLLESRRKTEEIRKIITDPALTAFYFVTLPLALPISVVERFIYWVRAFQIPVGGVIVNQVMPLSDSSSSFIVNKQAEQKHYLELIDRKFGALVIAKIPMFEGEIRGVDMLKKVLK, from the coding sequence ATGAATAAACTCACTGAAGGAAAAGCCAAATACGTTTTTTTCGGGGGTAAAGGCGGAGTGGGTAAAACAGTAATGGCTTCGGCAACAGCCATCTACCTTGCATCGTGGGGCAAAAAAACACTCCTTTGCAGCACGAATCCGGTGCATAGCCTCTCAAGCTGCTTCGGACAGCAATTTATTGGGGGCGGTGAGGCGCCAGTCGAGGGATGCAGTAACCTCTTTGCACTTGAGATCGAAACAGGTGCGACAGTTGAGAAGTATCGCGAGAACACCCGCAGCAAGATTCTCGATTTCCTGAAATATGCAGACATACCGATAGATCCGACGCCTTTTATTGATGCTGCCATAACGAATCCTGCCTTTGAGGAATCCGCCATGTTCGACAACGTTGTGGACATCATACTCCAGAACAGGTATGATTACTATGTCTTTGACACTGCACCGGTTGCACATACCTATCGCCTTCTTGGAATGAGCAGGATGTACGACATATGGCTTGGGAAAATGATAAAGAGCAGGGAGGAGGCGTTATGTCTCAAAAAATCCCTTTCTTTCAAAAAGGAAAAAAAAGAGGTTTGTGATCCAATGGTCGAAGGCCTTCTGGAATCCAGACGTAAAACAGAGGAGATAAGGAAGATCATAACGGATCCGGCCCTCACCGCTTTCTATTTTGTCACGCTTCCGCTGGCGCTTCCCATCTCTGTGGTGGAGAGGTTCATTTACTGGGTAAGAGCATTCCAGATTCCCGTCGGCGGGGTGATAGTTAACCAGGTCATGCCGCTCTCGGACTCAAGCTCATCTTTCATCGTGAACAAACAGGCCGAGCAGAAGCATTATCTTGAGCTCATTGATAGAAAGTTCGGGGCTCTTGTTATCGCAAAGATACCGATGTTCGAGGGAGAGATAAGGGGAGTGGATATGCTGAAAAAGGTTCTGAAATGA